Genomic segment of Populus nigra chromosome 6, ddPopNigr1.1, whole genome shotgun sequence:
ACATAAAAATTAGAACCACAGGAAGAGCTGAAATCTATTCCATTACACACAGCCAAGAGAACGAAGTCTGAGAAAACACTTGCCGAACAGAAAGCAATGCATACGTTCAACAAGACTAAACCAATAAAAGAGACTAAAAAATCTATAGTTACAACATGCAATCGAAGACCAAGAAATAAACAAGTAATCTAATGGCAAGCTCTGTTAATATTGTAGTTGACAGGAAAAATGCATACCGAATGCACATCAGCCATCCCAGCTTCCAACAACTCTACACGGGAAGCCTGATTGACATCGCCAGAAGTTATCCTCTTAAATTCCCTCTTCAACTTATTCAGATCAGACTTATATTCCCTCAACTTGGCCAGAAGCATAGCCTTCACATTCGGCTGCAAACTCCTCGCCTCGAGGTCCATTTTCCGAATCTACCCAAACCAAACCCCCaaaatttaaaacttcaaaTTCACATAATAATAATCCACTGAAAGTAAAACGCAAAGCAGAACATACCAGAACATCACAATCATCCAGTCCAGATTTAATCTCATTGACCTTTGCGTTCTTTTCCACTGCAGTTCTccaattaattgataattattatatagttaattaaaaagatgGGGGAGGGGGGGGGCGGCTGGAGGTACCTCCATCGGGAAGAAGAGAAGTGGAGTTGCACTTTCGAGAGAGATTGGCAGAGAGCTCGCAGTACTGACGCTCGTATCCTTCGAAGACTTCACTCATGATTTTGCAGAAGAATTGCTCCGATTTGGATCGCAAAAGTGACCTAACTGGATTAATATGCCAAATTCAATTTCCTTATcgacaataaaaaacaaaaaaaaggtaagAAGTGTAGATCATGAAAAAGTTACTGTTACTTACAGGTAATTAATTGCTCGCTGATAATCTGAATTGAGAATTGGTGGGGCAGAGGTAGGTGCCCGCAAGACGGATTAAGCACAAATTAATAAGAGATGGAAGAGAGACGCCGCGCAGTCCAATTTAATGCTTCTCTATTGACTCATGTGAAGAATAAGTTACCATCAGCTTTGCCCATGGTTGGTTGctgattaa
This window contains:
- the LOC133696409 gene encoding vesicle transport v-SNARE 12-like, which encodes MSEVFEGYERQYCELSANLSRKCNSTSLLPDGVEKNAKVNEIKSGLDDCDVLIRKMDLEARSLQPNVKAMLLAKLREYKSDLNKLKREFKRITSGDVNQASRVELLEAGMADVHSVSADQRERMTMSVERLNQSGDRIKESRRTMLETEELGVSILEDLHQQRQTLLHAHNKLHGVDDAIDKSKKVLTSMLRRMTRNKWIVGSVIAALVVAIIFIILFKISHH